A single window of uncultured Pseudodesulfovibrio sp. DNA harbors:
- a CDS encoding proline/glycine betaine ABC transporter permease, with the protein MFEEAIIPLDRWVTTLVDWLVDDYREVFQLLKWPIEQMLNGFEQGLTSLHPLIVILIIALVALKFSGKRLAVFSYLAMLLIGFLGLWEDAMVTLAMVLASVIVCTVIGVPLGIMAGRSDNFEAALRPVLDAMQTTPAFVYLVPIVMLFSVGNVAGVLATIIFALPPIIRLTGLGIRQVHPELVEAAQAFGASRWQVLIKVQIPLAMPTILAGLNQTIMMALSMVVIAALIGAGGLGSPVILGLNTLDIGRAVVGGVGIVLMAIVLDRITQSIAQKK; encoded by the coding sequence ATGTTTGAAGAAGCGATAATTCCTCTTGATCGATGGGTTACCACTCTTGTCGACTGGCTTGTGGACGATTATAGGGAAGTTTTTCAACTTCTCAAGTGGCCTATCGAACAAATGCTTAACGGATTTGAACAGGGGCTTACCAGTCTGCATCCGCTTATTGTGATACTTATCATTGCCCTTGTTGCATTAAAATTCTCTGGAAAACGACTCGCGGTATTCAGCTATCTGGCGATGCTACTGATTGGATTTTTGGGACTTTGGGAAGATGCCATGGTGACTTTGGCCATGGTATTGGCGTCAGTGATCGTTTGCACCGTAATAGGTGTACCGCTTGGCATCATGGCTGGTCGAAGTGATAATTTCGAAGCCGCGCTTAGACCAGTGTTAGACGCTATGCAAACCACCCCTGCTTTTGTCTATTTGGTTCCTATTGTCATGCTCTTTTCCGTGGGCAATGTGGCCGGTGTTCTTGCAACCATTATTTTTGCATTGCCCCCGATAATCAGACTGACTGGATTGGGAATACGACAAGTTCACCCGGAATTGGTCGAAGCCGCTCAGGCTTTTGGAGCCAGCCGTTGGCAAGTTTTGATTAAAGTACAAATTCCTCTTGCCATGCCGACCATTTTGGCTGGCCTGAACCAAACCATAATGATGGCACTTTCCATGGTGGTCATCGCGGCACTTATTGGTGCCGGCGGCCTTGGCTCTCCAGTTATTCTCGGCTTAAATACGTTGGATATCGGCCGTGCTGTGGTCGGTGGCGTCGGTATTGTGCTCATGGCCATCGTGCTGGATCGCATCACCCAATCAATTGCTCAAAAAAAGTAA
- the proX gene encoding glycine betaine/L-proline ABC transporter substrate-binding protein ProX, translating into MKLLKMTLAAICAVLIVSSAMAMEMKPGKGVTLTPARATWNTGFFQEALARRGLEDLGYKIKKAKDLTNPIAYKSIYLGDIDYWCNGNFPLHNEQLPKNFEKKAVILDPIIKAGGLQGYLVSKKEVEKYNIKSLDDFKRPEVKKAFDLNDDGKADLIACPPGWGCEKVIAQHMKAFDLSDHINPVKAAYEAGMASALGAYKAGKPVFFYTWTPNWTVFKFKPGKDVMWINVPADGDTAGEVSGIEGAVSDPLRNGFMVYDITVVANKKFLEENPAAATFLTNFKLTIGDVSAQNTRMNEGEKSDRDIAKHVDEWIANNQAKWDGWLDSARKAAL; encoded by the coding sequence ATGAAACTGTTGAAGATGACCCTCGCCGCAATTTGTGCGGTTCTGATCGTGTCCTCTGCCATGGCAATGGAAATGAAGCCGGGTAAAGGTGTTACGCTGACGCCTGCCCGGGCAACCTGGAATACCGGATTTTTCCAGGAAGCTTTGGCTCGCCGCGGTTTGGAAGACTTGGGCTACAAAATCAAAAAGGCAAAAGATCTTACCAACCCCATTGCCTACAAGTCCATCTATTTGGGTGACATCGACTATTGGTGCAATGGCAACTTCCCTCTGCACAACGAACAACTTCCCAAGAATTTTGAAAAGAAAGCTGTGATCCTTGATCCCATCATCAAAGCTGGCGGACTGCAGGGCTACCTCGTCTCAAAAAAAGAAGTTGAAAAGTATAATATCAAATCTCTCGACGACTTCAAACGTCCAGAAGTTAAAAAAGCATTTGACTTGAACGATGATGGCAAAGCCGACCTTATTGCATGCCCTCCGGGCTGGGGTTGTGAAAAAGTCATTGCCCAGCACATGAAGGCATTTGACCTGAGCGATCACATCAATCCAGTTAAGGCCGCTTATGAAGCTGGCATGGCATCTGCCTTGGGTGCTTACAAAGCAGGCAAGCCTGTTTTCTTTTATACTTGGACTCCCAACTGGACTGTCTTCAAGTTTAAGCCCGGTAAGGACGTCATGTGGATCAATGTTCCTGCCGATGGTGATACCGCCGGGGAAGTCTCCGGTATCGAAGGCGCTGTTTCTGATCCCTTGCGGAATGGTTTCATGGTCTACGACATTACCGTTGTGGCGAATAAGAAATTCCTTGAAGAAAACCCGGCAGCAGCAACCTTCCTGACCAATTTCAAACTGACCATTGGTGACGTCAGCGCTCAGAATACCCGCATGAACGAAGGCGAGAAGTCCGATAGGGATATCGCAAAGCATGTGGATGAATGGATTGCCAACAATCAAGCTAAATGGGACGGCTGGCTCGACAGCGCCCGTAAGGCTGCTCTATAA
- a CDS encoding sigma 54-interacting transcriptional regulator has translation MINKYWSQIVETMEEAVSISDPDGVILYLNKRHELITGIPSFELLGKSVHELVRRGLFDVVLNPDIMRNKQSETRVQELGNGRKVVLDGHPVFDENDEVALVVTYLRDITKLTEMREQMSSQQELLEAYQKLQSFDSALEKVPPVVQSKPMKRLYGQLGIIAETDATVLLLGETGVGKDVFARKLHRLSERVDKAFVKADCGSMPENLIETELFGYAPGTFSGGNKNGKIGLVETASGGTLFLDEIGELPLLMQTKLLRLLQDREIVRVGATTPQSVNVRIVAATNKSLEKEVEAGRFRSDLYYRLKVAVIDIPPLRKRKADILPMARLFLKSFCHKYQRDVTFNQETEDAFLNHTWPGNVRELENLILGCVVTSKKNVVEVADLPFTPTAEIRVSTGEGLGGMEITGKSMKKILEEVEKTIILNGMERVGNMAKLAKELNLDRTTVFRKLKKYKAQ, from the coding sequence ATGATTAACAAATATTGGTCACAAATCGTTGAAACAATGGAAGAAGCTGTGTCCATTAGTGATCCGGACGGGGTTATTCTCTATTTGAATAAACGTCATGAATTAATTACCGGCATTCCTTCTTTTGAACTGCTTGGCAAGTCTGTGCATGAATTGGTGCGCCGGGGACTGTTCGACGTTGTCCTGAATCCTGACATTATGCGTAACAAGCAATCCGAAACACGGGTGCAAGAACTCGGTAATGGACGCAAAGTGGTACTTGATGGGCATCCGGTATTTGACGAGAATGACGAGGTCGCACTTGTTGTCACTTATCTCCGTGACATTACAAAACTGACAGAAATGCGTGAACAAATGTCTTCCCAGCAGGAGCTTTTGGAAGCGTATCAAAAACTTCAGAGTTTCGACAGCGCCCTTGAAAAAGTACCGCCGGTTGTTCAAAGCAAGCCCATGAAACGATTATATGGACAATTGGGCATTATTGCGGAAACAGATGCAACGGTTTTACTTCTGGGTGAAACCGGCGTGGGTAAGGATGTTTTTGCACGCAAGCTACACAGGCTCAGCGAAAGAGTCGACAAAGCCTTTGTGAAGGCTGACTGTGGTAGTATGCCGGAAAATCTCATTGAAACTGAGTTGTTTGGTTATGCTCCAGGTACGTTTTCCGGTGGAAATAAAAATGGAAAAATAGGCCTTGTTGAAACGGCTTCAGGCGGCACACTGTTTCTTGATGAAATAGGCGAATTGCCACTTCTCATGCAGACGAAATTGCTCAGACTTTTGCAGGACAGGGAAATCGTCCGTGTTGGAGCAACCACGCCTCAAAGTGTAAATGTGCGTATTGTGGCCGCAACCAATAAATCACTGGAAAAAGAAGTTGAAGCTGGTCGTTTCCGAAGTGACTTGTATTATCGTCTAAAAGTTGCGGTCATCGATATCCCGCCCTTGAGAAAACGCAAGGCCGACATCTTGCCGATGGCACGTCTTTTCCTCAAATCTTTTTGTCATAAATATCAACGGGACGTGACATTCAACCAAGAAACGGAAGACGCATTTCTCAACCACACATGGCCAGGTAATGTCCGGGAATTGGAGAATCTTATCCTTGGTTGTGTCGTTACATCCAAGAAAAATGTTGTCGAAGTTGCAGACCTGCCGTTTACTCCGACGGCTGAGATACGAGTCTCTACCGGAGAGGGGTTGGGTGGTATGGAGATTACCGGAAAGTCCATGAAGAAAATTCTTGAAGAAGTGGAAAAAACCATCATCCTGAATGGTATGGAACGTGTGGGGAACATGGCCAAGCTTGCCAAGGAGTTGAACCTTGATCGTACCACCGTATTTCGTAAGCTGAAAAAATACAAAGCCCAATAA
- a CDS encoding LuxR C-terminal-related transcriptional regulator: MDDSKLQTITLTEPSDVVAVLNDIFLYTDSRGIVVESNGASFSYLPNVETCGLFFWDVLPLGTNSLESTLNKYPPLHVREVFCDDHNSFLLRIIPLPSVDSSQNGFVIAATDNRPVEALCENYEERLEEKIIAWSDSITLFNAFFDTALDATFLLDEDGLIVAANKAAQNQHINSGQILAGENFKRLLGRRFFATLRNSMHTLDAQGTWTGNIVAIDGDGEGFPVAATLRKIVFSDYSLFQLILHDLTAHVELKEHLQEKQAEVKEKDIALKQVIKSVEQDRQEMREQLTSQVKKQMLPALERLTSSDTAEVREGYKAVIEDQLVDIASDSSGEFDSELLRLSPREMEICQLVQLGRNGKDIAQLLTMSFETVQTHRKNIRKKLGLRGSKVSLFTYLRQKPSLS; encoded by the coding sequence ATGGATGATTCTAAATTACAAACAATAACACTGACTGAACCAAGCGACGTTGTCGCGGTCTTGAATGACATATTTCTTTATACAGATAGTCGAGGAATAGTGGTTGAGTCGAATGGTGCCAGTTTCTCATATTTACCCAATGTAGAGACATGCGGACTTTTTTTCTGGGACGTATTGCCTTTAGGTACGAATTCTCTGGAAAGTACGTTAAATAAATACCCGCCTCTTCACGTACGGGAAGTCTTTTGTGACGACCATAATAGCTTTCTGCTCAGAATTATTCCATTGCCTTCAGTTGATTCTTCGCAAAACGGTTTTGTCATCGCGGCCACAGATAACCGTCCCGTTGAAGCTCTTTGTGAAAATTATGAAGAACGACTTGAAGAAAAAATAATCGCTTGGTCGGATTCCATTACATTATTTAATGCTTTTTTTGACACTGCGCTGGATGCAACGTTTCTTCTTGATGAAGACGGACTTATCGTTGCTGCAAACAAAGCTGCACAAAACCAACATATTAATTCGGGACAAATTTTAGCTGGTGAAAATTTCAAAAGATTACTTGGCAGACGTTTTTTCGCGACTCTTCGCAATTCCATGCATACACTTGATGCGCAGGGGACATGGACAGGGAATATAGTAGCGATCGACGGGGATGGAGAGGGTTTTCCTGTTGCGGCTACACTGCGAAAAATTGTTTTTTCCGATTATTCTCTCTTTCAACTGATTCTTCATGACCTGACTGCACACGTGGAGCTCAAGGAACATTTGCAGGAAAAACAAGCTGAAGTGAAAGAGAAAGATATCGCCCTTAAACAAGTTATCAAATCAGTGGAACAAGACCGTCAGGAGATGCGTGAACAATTAACCAGCCAAGTAAAGAAACAAATGCTTCCAGCTTTGGAGCGACTTACCTCTTCAGATACAGCCGAAGTGCGAGAAGGCTACAAGGCCGTCATTGAAGACCAACTTGTAGATATTGCAAGCGATTCATCCGGCGAATTTGATTCTGAACTGTTACGACTCTCTCCCCGTGAAATGGAAATTTGTCAACTTGTTCAGCTTGGTAGGAATGGAAAGGATATCGCTCAACTTCTTACAATGTCATTTGAAACCGTTCAAACCCACCGGAAAAATATACGGAAAAAACTTGGGCTACGAGGGTCAAAAGTGTCCTTGTTCACCTATCTTCGTCAGAAGCCCTCGCTCTCCTAG
- a CDS encoding sulfite exporter TauE/SafE family protein, with the protein MIFFFAWFLGGLINNITGFGAAMVAMPFIAALVPLEIAVPASTLIVLTLNLQMGWNFRHYIQWKRLRYLFFGGVLGTFVGLQLMQIADNNTLKLGMGVFMIAYAIYCLLDQKIKHARLAPGWGVLAGFGSTTLGALFGFNGPPLALYVFKSGWSQKEAKGGLAACFIMTGMTILTGQIMAGTQNYQTLMYYAAGCPGALIGGTAGLFISRFFSQRAYEKAIILLVLISGASISLSCL; encoded by the coding sequence TTGATTTTTTTCTTCGCTTGGTTTCTCGGAGGCTTGATCAACAACATAACCGGTTTCGGGGCCGCCATGGTTGCGATGCCATTTATTGCTGCCTTGGTTCCCCTTGAAATTGCGGTTCCAGCATCAACGCTGATCGTCCTGACTCTCAATTTGCAAATGGGATGGAATTTTCGTCATTATATTCAATGGAAACGGCTGCGTTATCTGTTTTTCGGCGGAGTACTCGGTACTTTTGTGGGGCTTCAACTCATGCAGATAGCGGATAACAATACGCTGAAGCTGGGCATGGGGGTATTCATGATCGCCTATGCCATTTATTGTTTGTTGGACCAAAAAATAAAACACGCCAGATTGGCCCCTGGTTGGGGGGTGCTCGCAGGATTTGGATCCACCACTCTCGGTGCCCTTTTCGGTTTTAACGGCCCGCCGCTTGCCCTATACGTTTTCAAATCAGGATGGTCACAGAAAGAAGCGAAAGGTGGTCTTGCAGCATGTTTTATCATGACTGGAATGACTATACTAACCGGCCAGATCATGGCTGGAACTCAAAACTACCAAACATTGATGTACTATGCCGCCGGCTGCCCCGGAGCTTTAATAGGTGGTACCGCAGGGCTTTTCATTTCTCGTTTTTTTTCACAAAGAGCGTATGAAAAAGCCATCATATTACTTGTCTTGATTTCAGGGGCGTCTATTTCATTATCTTGTCTTTAA
- the proV gene encoding glycine betaine/L-proline ABC transporter ATP-binding protein ProV, which yields MEKIRVENLYKIFGNKPQKALTMLNDGFDKQSVLDKTGMTVGVNNASFSIEAGEIFVIMGLSGSGKSTIVRMLNRLIEPTAGQVYVDGQDITAMNNQELVKFRLYNMSMVFQSFALMPHQTVLDNAAFGLELAGVDKEKRYQRAQEALTQVGLAGWEDQYPDQLSGGMQQRVGLARGLAVDPDILLMDEAFSALDPLIRTEMQDELLKLQEEQERTIVFISHDLDEALRIGDRIAIMEGGNVVQVGTPDEILQNPANDYVRAFFRGVDPTNVISAGDIVSDTHPTIVITREGSLRTAHEILSRSDRENGYVLDTKHRLLGVISSESIRESLEKGLPDQPVSQAYIEDAEPVNFDESMQDILPMIASSPWPVPVIDADGVYKGVVSKNRFLRTLHYAEEAIQNPGV from the coding sequence ATGGAAAAAATTCGCGTTGAAAATCTTTACAAAATATTTGGCAACAAGCCACAAAAAGCTCTGACCATGCTTAATGACGGTTTTGACAAACAGTCTGTCCTTGACAAAACAGGCATGACTGTAGGTGTGAACAATGCCTCTTTTTCGATTGAAGCAGGAGAGATCTTTGTCATCATGGGTTTATCCGGCTCAGGCAAGTCCACCATCGTCCGCATGCTTAACAGGCTCATTGAACCGACCGCAGGGCAGGTTTATGTAGATGGGCAAGATATCACAGCAATGAACAATCAAGAGCTGGTCAAATTCCGACTCTACAACATGAGCATGGTTTTTCAGTCGTTTGCACTTATGCCCCACCAAACTGTCCTTGATAATGCTGCATTCGGCCTGGAGTTGGCCGGAGTAGACAAAGAAAAGCGTTACCAACGAGCCCAAGAGGCTCTGACGCAGGTAGGCTTGGCGGGTTGGGAAGATCAATACCCCGATCAACTCAGTGGCGGCATGCAACAGCGCGTCGGGTTGGCTCGAGGCTTGGCCGTTGACCCTGACATTTTACTGATGGATGAGGCTTTCTCTGCATTGGATCCACTTATTAGAACCGAGATGCAGGACGAATTGCTCAAATTGCAGGAAGAACAGGAGCGCACTATTGTTTTCATCTCTCACGATCTCGACGAAGCCCTTCGTATTGGCGACCGAATAGCCATCATGGAAGGTGGCAATGTCGTGCAGGTGGGTACTCCTGATGAAATTTTACAAAATCCGGCAAATGATTACGTTCGGGCCTTTTTTCGGGGCGTTGACCCAACTAATGTTATCAGTGCAGGGGATATCGTCAGCGATACGCACCCTACCATTGTCATTACCCGGGAAGGAAGTCTTCGCACGGCTCATGAAATACTTAGCAGAAGCGATCGAGAGAATGGGTATGTTCTCGACACAAAGCATCGATTGCTTGGTGTCATATCGTCCGAAAGTATCCGGGAATCATTGGAGAAAGGACTGCCGGATCAACCTGTCAGCCAAGCCTACATTGAAGATGCCGAACCGGTTAATTTTGATGAATCAATGCAGGATATCCTTCCCATGATAGCGTCCAGCCCTTGGCCCGTCCCAGTGATTGATGCTGACGGTGTCTATAAAGGGGTGGTTTCCAAAAACCGCTTTTTGCGAACTCTGCATTATGCGGAAGAAGCTATCCAGAATCCGGGAGTATAA
- a CDS encoding glycyl-radical enzyme activating protein has product MSNPNEGIVFNIQNFSVHDGAGIRTIVFMKGCPLRCAWCSNPESQLMKPQMGYNPGKCLTTDKCTRCIRMCPESAISSTEDKLISIDPEKCVQCHTCADNCASDALCVYGKRMTVREVVDEVEKEAAFYARSGGGMTLSGGEALSQPHFALALLKEAKKRRIKTAMETCGYASYEDLKSVCEFLDELIIDIKAHDDEKHKKGTGVSNRRILDNIKRLVDDFPNLPILMRTPIIPEFNDTVEEIQSIIDFIPVRPNITYELLPYHRMGQPKYAYLGMEFPYEGMALDTEIMGKLRPIEKEANDRFRNA; this is encoded by the coding sequence ATGAGTAACCCGAATGAAGGCATTGTCTTCAATATACAAAATTTTTCCGTGCATGATGGAGCCGGTATTCGAACCATTGTGTTCATGAAAGGGTGTCCACTCCGTTGCGCTTGGTGTAGCAACCCTGAGTCTCAACTCATGAAACCTCAAATGGGATATAATCCGGGCAAGTGTCTGACTACTGATAAATGTACACGTTGCATACGAATGTGCCCGGAAAGCGCGATTTCTTCCACCGAAGACAAGTTGATATCCATTGACCCTGAAAAATGTGTTCAGTGTCATACCTGTGCGGACAATTGTGCTTCCGACGCCCTCTGTGTTTACGGCAAGAGAATGACTGTTCGCGAAGTCGTAGATGAGGTGGAAAAAGAAGCGGCCTTTTATGCCCGATCAGGTGGGGGGATGACCTTGAGCGGTGGAGAAGCATTGTCTCAGCCTCACTTTGCTTTGGCATTACTCAAGGAAGCTAAAAAACGTCGTATCAAGACCGCCATGGAAACGTGCGGTTACGCGTCCTATGAAGATCTCAAATCTGTCTGTGAATTTCTTGATGAGTTAATTATTGATATTAAAGCTCACGATGACGAGAAACACAAAAAGGGTACTGGTGTCAGTAATCGGCGCATTCTCGATAATATCAAACGCTTGGTGGACGATTTTCCGAACCTGCCCATCCTGATGCGTACGCCGATTATTCCAGAATTCAACGATACAGTTGAAGAAATTCAGAGTATTATTGACTTCATTCCGGTGCGCCCGAATATTACATACGAGTTGCTTCCCTATCATCGTATGGGACAACCCAAATACGCCTACCTCGGCATGGAATTCCCCTACGAAGGTATGGCTCTCGACACAGAGATTATGGGTAAACTTCGCCCGATTGAAAAAGAGGCGAACGATAGATTTCGAAACGCATAA